A region from the Anaerolineae bacterium genome encodes:
- a CDS encoding Excinuclease ABC subunit B, giving the protein MDFKLHAPFRPTGDQPEAIEKLVEGVQRGYRHQVLLGATGTGKTYTIAAVIERLNKPALVMAHNKTLAAQLYAEFKEFFPENAVEYFVSYYDYYQPEAYVPKHDLYIEKDADINEEIERLRLAATTALMTRRDVIIVASVSCIYGIGSPEAYGRVVINLESGQIFRRNALLRMLVEGQYERNDLELRPGTFRLRGDTLEIVPAYQEKHGYRITFFGDEVERILEFDPLTGEMRRLLPSVAIYPAKHFITDKEKLEQALRDIEIELEQRLKELRSQERLLEAQRLEQRTLYDLEMLREVGYCSGIENYSRHLDQRPAGSPPWTLMDYIPSDYLLIIDESHMTIPQIRGMYHGDRSRKTTLVDYGFRLPSALDNRPLTFEEFEQRMGYTIYTSATPGPYELQRADQVVEQIIRPTGLVDPEVEVRPIAGQVDDLVGEIRRRVEKGQRVLVTTLTKRMAEKLSDYLMELGIKVHYLHSEIDTLERVGILRDLRLGVFDVVVGINLLREGLDLPEVSLVAILDADKEGFLRSETALIQTIGRAARHVEGKVIMYADRITDSMRRAIDETNRRRAKQMAYNQEHGIIPVSIVKAVRDLTDRVAVHSMAEPKATYSVRSARSLEQADLRRLIQELEKQMKEAARNLEFEKAAVLRDEIFELRALLAEESNLKPWEKVRLLAGQDEG; this is encoded by the coding sequence ATGGATTTCAAACTACACGCCCCCTTCCGCCCCACTGGCGATCAGCCCGAAGCAATCGAGAAATTGGTCGAAGGCGTTCAACGCGGCTATCGCCATCAAGTATTGCTCGGCGCCACCGGTACCGGCAAGACGTACACGATTGCCGCGGTCATCGAACGCCTGAACAAACCGGCTTTGGTAATGGCGCACAACAAGACCCTCGCCGCTCAACTGTATGCTGAATTCAAAGAGTTTTTCCCCGAGAACGCAGTCGAGTACTTTGTCTCTTACTATGATTACTATCAACCCGAAGCCTATGTCCCAAAACACGACCTCTATATTGAAAAAGATGCCGATATCAACGAAGAAATCGAACGCTTACGTCTGGCTGCCACCACTGCCCTGATGACCCGCCGCGACGTGATCATTGTCGCTTCCGTCTCCTGCATTTACGGCATCGGAAGTCCCGAAGCCTACGGTCGGGTGGTGATCAACCTGGAAAGTGGGCAAATCTTCCGCCGCAATGCCCTGCTGCGGATGCTGGTGGAAGGTCAATATGAACGCAACGACCTGGAACTGCGTCCGGGCACCTTTCGCCTGCGGGGCGACACGCTTGAAATCGTCCCCGCCTATCAGGAAAAACATGGCTATCGGATCACCTTTTTCGGCGATGAGGTGGAACGAATTCTCGAATTTGACCCCCTCACCGGGGAGATGCGCCGCTTGCTGCCGAGCGTCGCTATCTACCCGGCAAAGCACTTTATCACCGATAAAGAAAAACTCGAGCAGGCTTTGCGCGATATCGAAATCGAACTAGAACAGCGGCTGAAAGAACTGCGAAGTCAGGAACGCCTGCTTGAGGCTCAACGCCTGGAACAACGCACCCTCTATGACCTGGAAATGCTGCGGGAAGTGGGCTATTGCTCAGGTATTGAGAACTATTCCCGCCATCTCGATCAACGCCCGGCCGGCTCACCTCCCTGGACCTTGATGGATTACATCCCCAGTGACTATTTGTTGATCATCGACGAGTCGCACATGACCATCCCGCAAATCCGCGGCATGTATCATGGTGACCGCTCACGGAAAACAACCCTGGTGGATTACGGCTTTCGCCTGCCTTCTGCCCTGGATAATCGTCCCCTCACCTTTGAAGAGTTTGAACAACGGATGGGCTATACCATCTACACCTCGGCAACGCCCGGCCCCTATGAATTGCAACGCGCCGACCAGGTGGTCGAACAGATCATCCGCCCGACCGGGCTGGTCGATCCAGAAGTCGAGGTTCGTCCGATTGCCGGACAGGTGGACGATCTGGTCGGCGAAATCCGCAGGCGTGTGGAGAAAGGACAACGCGTGTTGGTCACCACCCTGACCAAGCGCATGGCGGAAAAACTCTCCGATTATTTGATGGAGTTGGGCATCAAAGTTCACTATTTGCATTCCGAGATCGATACCCTGGAGCGGGTAGGCATTCTGCGCGACCTTCGCCTGGGAGTTTTTGACGTCGTTGTTGGGATCAACCTGCTGCGCGAAGGCTTAGACCTGCCGGAGGTCTCGCTGGTGGCAATTCTGGATGCAGACAAAGAAGGTTTCTTGCGCTCGGAGACGGCTCTCATCCAGACGATTGGAAGAGCCGCCCGCCATGTAGAAGGCAAGGTAATCATGTATGCCGACAGGATTACCGATTCGATGCGGCGGGCGATCGATGAGACCAACCGCCGCCGGGCAAAGCAAATGGCTTACAATCAAGAACACGGCATCATCCCGGTCAGCATCGTCAAAGCCGTGCGCGATCTGACCGATCGAGTTGCTGTACACAGTATGGCAGAACCAAAGGCGACCTATTCGGTGCGTTCGGCGCGCAGCCTGGAGCAGGCTGACCTGCGGCGCCTGATCCAGGAACTGGAAAAGCAGATGAAAGAAGCCGCCAGGAATCTGGAATT